A part of Kitasatospora acidiphila genomic DNA contains:
- a CDS encoding alpha/beta fold hydrolase, with translation MITDRLVTTPRLTVNCAEIDGRSGEPVLFVHGNVSAAAFWHATMRELPDRYRPLAPDLRGFGATEPLPVDATRGVRDYSDDLLALIQTLALGPVHLVGWSMGGGVVLQLLRDHPASVRSVTLLNPVSPYGFGGTHGPDGVLNSPDGAGAGGGGANPEFVRLLAAGEPGADSPLAPRSVLDSAYVKQPLADPDRYVAAMLTTRCGDDHYPGDSRPSEAWPGFAPGDRGVLNSMAPTHFRLDDLHLVDPKPPLLWVRGADDVIVSDTSLFDPAHLGALGVLPGWPGAERCPAQPMVTQTRAVLERYAAAGGRVRELVVAGAGHSVQLERPAEFLAALLDHLG, from the coding sequence GTGATAACAGACCGGCTGGTCACCACACCCAGGCTGACCGTCAACTGCGCCGAAATCGACGGCCGTTCGGGCGAACCCGTGCTCTTCGTGCACGGCAACGTCTCCGCCGCCGCCTTCTGGCACGCCACCATGCGCGAACTACCGGACCGCTACCGCCCGTTGGCCCCCGACCTGCGCGGCTTCGGCGCCACCGAGCCGCTGCCGGTGGACGCCACCCGGGGAGTCCGCGACTACAGCGACGACCTGCTCGCCCTGATCCAGACCCTGGCGCTCGGCCCGGTCCACCTGGTCGGCTGGAGCATGGGCGGCGGTGTGGTGCTCCAACTGCTGCGCGACCACCCGGCGTCGGTCCGCTCGGTGACGCTGCTCAACCCGGTCTCGCCGTACGGCTTCGGCGGCACCCACGGTCCGGACGGCGTGCTCAACTCGCCCGACGGCGCGGGTGCGGGCGGCGGTGGCGCCAACCCCGAGTTCGTCCGGCTGCTGGCAGCCGGGGAGCCCGGCGCCGACTCGCCGCTCGCCCCGCGCTCCGTGCTGGACTCGGCCTACGTCAAGCAGCCGCTGGCCGACCCCGACAGGTACGTCGCCGCCATGCTCACCACCCGCTGCGGGGACGACCACTACCCGGGCGACAGCCGACCCAGCGAGGCCTGGCCGGGCTTCGCACCGGGTGACCGCGGGGTGCTCAACTCGATGGCCCCGACCCACTTCCGGCTCGACGACCTGCACCTGGTCGACCCGAAGCCGCCGCTGCTCTGGGTGCGCGGCGCGGACGACGTAATCGTCTCCGACACCTCGCTCTTCGACCCGGCCCACCTGGGCGCGCTCGGCGTGCTCCCCGGCTGGCCCGGCGCCGAGCGGTGCCCGGCCCAGCCGATGGTCACGCAGACCCGGGCGGTGCTGGAGCGCTACGCCGCGGCCGGCGGCCGGGTGCGCGAGCTGGTGGTGGCGGGCGCCGGGCACAGCGTGCAACTGGAGCGGCCCGCGGAGTTCCTGGCCGCGCTGCTGGACCACCTGGGCTGA
- a CDS encoding glutaminase: MDFSLELELAVEAARPMLATGRVADYIPALGAADPNAFGLALATVDGEVYGAGDWQTPFSIQSISKLFALALTLATGDAIWHRVGREPSGTPFNSLVQLESEHGIPRNPFINAGAIVVTDRLLSLTGNAGAAIREFLRDESGNPHLDTDHLVAASEAEHGHRNAALTHFIASYGNLENPVESVLQHYYEHCAIAASCRDLALAGLFLARHGVRADGSRLLSASDAKRVNAVLLTCGTYDAAGDFAYRVGLPGKSGVGGGILAVVPGRGTLCAWGPALDRAGNSVGSVAALEAFTTATGWSVF, from the coding sequence ATGGACTTCTCGCTTGAGCTCGAGCTGGCCGTGGAGGCGGCCCGCCCGATGCTGGCCACCGGCCGGGTGGCCGACTACATACCCGCCCTGGGCGCGGCGGATCCGAACGCCTTCGGGCTGGCGCTGGCCACCGTGGACGGCGAGGTGTACGGCGCCGGGGACTGGCAGACCCCGTTCTCCATCCAGTCCATCTCCAAACTGTTCGCCCTGGCCCTGACCCTGGCCACCGGCGACGCCATCTGGCACCGGGTCGGCCGGGAGCCGTCCGGCACGCCGTTCAACTCCCTGGTGCAGCTGGAGTCCGAGCACGGCATTCCGCGCAACCCGTTCATCAATGCGGGCGCCATCGTGGTGACCGACCGGCTGCTCAGCCTGACCGGCAACGCGGGTGCCGCGATCCGCGAGTTCCTGCGCGACGAGTCCGGCAATCCGCACCTGGACACCGACCACCTGGTGGCCGCCTCCGAGGCCGAGCACGGCCACCGCAACGCGGCACTCACCCACTTCATCGCCAGCTACGGCAATCTGGAGAACCCGGTCGAGTCCGTGCTCCAGCACTACTACGAGCACTGCGCGATCGCCGCCAGCTGCCGCGACCTGGCCCTGGCCGGCCTCTTCCTGGCCCGGCACGGCGTGCGCGCCGACGGCAGCCGGCTGCTCTCCGCCAGCGACGCCAAGAGGGTGAACGCGGTGCTGCTGACCTGCGGAACGTACGACGCGGCCGGGGACTTCGCCTACCGGGTCGGCCTGCCGGGCAAGAGCGGCGTCGGCGGCGGCATCCTGGCCGTCGTCCCGGGCCGCGGCACGCTCTGCGCCTGGGGCCCGGCCCTCGACCGAGCCGGCAACTCGGTGGGCTCGGTGGCCGCCCTCGAAGCCTTCACCACGGCCACCGGCTGGTCCGTCTTCTGA
- a CDS encoding transcriptional regulator — protein MIQTPREALLTIRQELAPAESENRLVPRIDQGLVPVSLIAELAAQEYRIIRSDRRSLLVLAARCADTPAGAYFATLAAGEAQALAELPPLAAACGLDEPQLADREPLAGCQAYPAQLAWLALNGEPVATVLALTANFDAWGRYCAITAAALRRHYGFSDQACAFFDFFASPAPELEEEAIAVVAAGGLDAGKLAEGRRYGRLLQSYELLFWNTLASLSPTAEPTVDSGLGLA, from the coding sequence ATGATCCAGACGCCCCGCGAGGCCCTGCTGACGATCCGCCAGGAGCTGGCCCCCGCCGAATCGGAGAACCGGCTGGTGCCGCGGATCGACCAGGGCCTGGTGCCGGTCTCGCTGATCGCCGAGCTGGCCGCCCAGGAGTACCGGATCATCCGCAGCGACCGCCGCAGCCTGCTGGTGCTCGCCGCCCGCTGCGCGGACACCCCCGCCGGGGCGTACTTCGCCACGCTGGCGGCCGGCGAGGCCCAGGCCCTGGCGGAGCTGCCGCCGCTCGCCGCCGCCTGCGGCCTGGACGAGCCGCAGCTGGCCGACCGCGAGCCGCTGGCCGGCTGCCAGGCCTACCCGGCGCAGCTGGCCTGGCTGGCGCTGAACGGCGAGCCGGTCGCCACGGTGCTCGCGCTCACCGCCAACTTCGACGCCTGGGGCCGCTACTGCGCGATCACCGCGGCGGCGCTGCGCCGGCATTACGGCTTCTCCGACCAGGCCTGCGCGTTCTTCGACTTCTTCGCCTCCCCGGCGCCGGAGCTGGAGGAGGAGGCGATCGCGGTGGTGGCCGCGGGCGGGCTGGACGCCGGCAAGCTCGCCGAGGGCCGCCGCTACGGCCGCCTGCTGCAGTCCTATGAGCTGCTCTTCTGGAACACCCTGGCCAGCCTCTCCCCCACAGCCGAACCGACGGTCGACTCCGGACTGGGCCTGGCCTGA
- a CDS encoding SRPBCC family protein: MHTLEEQIDLDVPMQVAWEQLHRVHQYPDFVDGVKHAHAHGNHRAHLETEVRGQERVFETEITDRGGDQVMNWRTMDGAHLNGTVVLRQLDAGSTQMQVRLEYEPDAVHQTYGGPRGFAQSGAIERTVRGDLEHFKQLVESDRPVPGGP; this comes from the coding sequence ATGCACACGCTGGAAGAGCAGATCGACCTAGACGTCCCGATGCAGGTGGCCTGGGAGCAGCTGCACCGGGTGCACCAGTACCCGGACTTCGTCGACGGCGTGAAGCACGCCCACGCCCACGGCAACCACCGGGCCCACCTCGAAACCGAGGTGCGCGGCCAGGAGCGGGTCTTCGAGACCGAGATCACCGACCGCGGCGGCGACCAGGTGATGAACTGGCGCACCATGGACGGCGCCCATCTGAACGGCACGGTGGTGCTGCGGCAGCTGGACGCCGGCTCGACCCAGATGCAGGTGCGGCTCGAGTACGAGCCGGATGCCGTGCACCAGACCTATGGCGGCCCGCGCGGCTTCGCCCAGTCCGGGGCGATCGAGCGGACCGTGCGCGGCGACCTCGAACACTTCAAGCAGCTGGTCGAGTCCGACCGCCCCGTCCCGGGCGGCCCCTGA
- a CDS encoding Fpg/Nei family DNA glycosylase: protein MPELPEVEALSAFLTEHLVGREIGRIHPVAINVLKTYDPPVTALQGRTVDAVGRRGKFLVISAGDLHLVVHLARAGWLRWQQKLPAAPPRPGKGPLALRVQLADDPATGFDLTEAGTQKRLAVYCVTDPEQVPGIARLGPDPLDPAFTATELHQLLAGEKRQLKGVLRDQSVLAGIGNAYSDEILHAAKMSPFKLAARLSEAETATLHAAIGDTLRDAVERSRGLAAGELKAEKKTGLRVHGRTGQPCPVCGDTIREVSFADSSLQYCPTCQTGGKPLADRRFSKLLK, encoded by the coding sequence GTGCCGGAGCTGCCAGAAGTCGAGGCGCTGAGCGCCTTCCTCACCGAGCACCTGGTCGGCCGGGAGATCGGGCGGATCCACCCGGTGGCGATCAACGTGCTGAAGACCTACGACCCGCCCGTCACCGCGCTCCAGGGGCGCACCGTCGACGCGGTGGGGCGGCGCGGCAAGTTCCTGGTGATCAGCGCGGGCGACCTGCACCTGGTGGTGCACCTGGCCCGGGCCGGCTGGCTGCGCTGGCAGCAGAAGCTGCCCGCCGCCCCGCCCCGCCCGGGCAAGGGCCCGCTGGCCCTGCGGGTACAGCTGGCCGACGATCCCGCGACCGGCTTCGACCTCACCGAGGCGGGCACCCAGAAGCGGCTGGCCGTCTACTGCGTCACCGACCCCGAGCAGGTGCCCGGCATCGCCCGGCTCGGCCCCGACCCCCTCGACCCGGCGTTCACCGCAACCGAGTTGCACCAGCTGCTGGCCGGGGAGAAGCGCCAGCTCAAGGGCGTGCTGCGGGACCAGAGCGTGTTGGCCGGCATCGGCAACGCCTACTCCGACGAGATCCTGCACGCCGCCAAGATGTCCCCGTTCAAACTGGCCGCCCGGCTCAGCGAGGCGGAGACCGCCACCCTCCACGCGGCGATCGGCGACACCCTGCGGGACGCGGTGGAACGCTCCCGGGGCCTGGCCGCCGGTGAACTGAAGGCCGAGAAGAAGACCGGGCTGCGGGTGCACGGCCGCACCGGACAGCCCTGCCCGGTCTGCGGCGACACCATCCGCGAGGTCTCCTTCGCCGACTCCTCCCTGCAGTACTGCCCGACCTGCCAGACCGGCGGCAAACCGCTGGCCGACCGGAGGTTCTCCAAGCTGTTGAAGTAA